The following nucleotide sequence is from Bradyrhizobium roseum.
CATTTCCGTCACGAGATCGAGGCGCGGATCTCCGAGTATTCGCACAAGGCCGACATCGACGATATCGGCGTGCGCGATCCCGTGAACATGGTCGCGGCGGAGTAGAGATGACAATTTCGCAACCGAGCTTCTGGTGGCAGAGATACGGGACGCTGGCGCAGATGGCGCAGGCGGCCGTGGCGCTGCTCGGCTTTGTTGCGATTCTGATCCAGATCAACGAGATCCGCACCAACAACCGCGCGTCGAGCGCGCGGGCTGCGTTTCTGGGCTACACGGATCTGGCGTTCAAGAACCCGAGATTCGCGCAGCCCGACTACGAGAAGATCAAGGCGGCCGGCCGCGACGAGCAGGTGCAGTACGAGAGTTTTGTCACCTACTTTCTCTATTCCTGCGAAGAAGCCATCAGCGCGTTCGCTGGAAAGCGCGAGTGGCTGGCCTCCTGCGATTACGACCTGAAGCCGCATCTGCCGTTCCTCTGTGAGAAGAACGTGGCGCAGCCGGCCTGGCTCGCCACCTACGGCGCCGAGACCCAGCAATGGGTCAAGGCGTCGCTGAAGACCGCCAGCGTTACACCGCCAGACTGCAAGCTGGGAAAGACCTGAGACCGCAATGACCAAACTCATCATCGACGGCAAAGAGATCGATGTCCCCGCGGAATACACGCTGCTGCAGGCCTGCGAGGCCGCCGGCGCCGAAATCCCGCGCTTCTGCTACCACGAGCGGCTGTCGATCGCCGGCAATTGCCGGATGTGCCTGGTGGAAGTGAAGGGCGGCCCGAAGCCGGTCGCGAGCTGCGCCTGGGGCGTGCGCGATTGTCGGCCGGGCCCGAAGGGCGAGCCGCCGGAAATCTCGACGCGTTCGCCGATGGTCAAGAAGGCGCGCGAAGGCGTGATGGAGTTTTTGCTGATCAACCATCCGCTGGATTGCCCGATCTGCGACCAGGGCGGCGAATGCGACCTGCAGGACCAGGCGATGGGCTACGGCGTCGACACCTCGCGCTTCGCCGAAAACAAGCGCGCCGTCGAGGACAAATATCTCGGCGCGCTGGTCAAGACCTCGATGAACCGCTGCATCCAGTGCACGCGCTGCGTCCGCTTCTCCGCCGAAGTCGCCGGCGCGCCGGAGATGGGCGCCACCGGCCGCGGCGAGGACATGGAGATCACGACCTATCTGGAGCAGGCGCTGACCTCCGAACTGCAGGGCAACCTCGTCGATATCTGCCCGGTGGGCGCGCTGACTTCGAAGCCTTACGCATTCGCCGCGCGCCCGTGGGAGCTCGGCAAGACGCAGTCGATCGACGTCATGGACGGCGTGGGCTCGGCGATCCGCGTCGATACCCGCGGCCGCGAGGTGATGCGGATCCTGCCGCGCATCAACGAGGCGGTGAACGAGGAGTGGATTTCCGACAAGACCCGTCACGTCGTCGACGGGCTGCGGACGCAGCGGCTCGACCGGCCGTATGTCCGCGAAGCCGGCAAGCTGCGCGCCGCGTCCTGGCCGGAGGCCTTTGCGGCCATTGCGGCCAAGACCGCCCGCATCGACGGCAAACGCATTGGGGCGATCGCCGGCGATCTCGCCGCGGTCGAGGAAATGTTCGCGCTGAAGGAATTGCTGTCGAAGTGCGGTTCTTCCAATCTGGCGGTGCAGGGCGGCGATGCCTTCGATCCTGCGCTCGGCCGCGCCAGCTATAT
It contains:
- the nuoG gene encoding NADH-quinone oxidoreductase subunit NuoG, with protein sequence MTKLIIDGKEIDVPAEYTLLQACEAAGAEIPRFCYHERLSIAGNCRMCLVEVKGGPKPVASCAWGVRDCRPGPKGEPPEISTRSPMVKKAREGVMEFLLINHPLDCPICDQGGECDLQDQAMGYGVDTSRFAENKRAVEDKYLGALVKTSMNRCIQCTRCVRFSAEVAGAPEMGATGRGEDMEITTYLEQALTSELQGNLVDICPVGALTSKPYAFAARPWELGKTQSIDVMDGVGSAIRVDTRGREVMRILPRINEAVNEEWISDKTRHVVDGLRTQRLDRPYVREAGKLRAASWPEAFAAIAAKTARIDGKRIGAIAGDLAAVEEMFALKELLSKCGSSNLAVQGGDAFDPALGRASYIFNPTIAGIEQADALLIIGSNPRREAAVLNARIRKRWRTGQLKVGVIGPNADLTYDYDYLGAGTDTLTDLASGKHSFIDVLKGAKNPIVLVGAGSLSRHDGAAVLALAAKIATGTGALKDGWNGFAVLHDTASRVGALDIGFGTGAGGLTLAQMTTFGTMDVLFLLGADDVKVPDGTFVVYIGTHGDRGAHRADVILPGAAYTEKSGLYVNTEGRAQIAARAAFPPGEAREDWAIIRALSDVLGKKLPYDSLQALRQALFKAAPHLMRIDQIEPGKAGDVNALAGKGGKVDKTPLKSSVEDFYLTNPIARASAVMAECSRLAAGRMLTAAE